In Spea bombifrons isolate aSpeBom1 chromosome 12, aSpeBom1.2.pri, whole genome shotgun sequence, the following proteins share a genomic window:
- the CEACAM19 gene encoding carcinoembryonic antigen-related cell adhesion molecule 19, with translation MWYSKGAPSSALKLLSVLLTLWMPLCGGVNIQLIPSVPHKNETVLLNVINVAENILSISWYKGSMPSASTQILTYLPGSSPPQIAGAQYFPEASCFANGSLLIIGLKKEFEGNYTVQIQLSTLKQDTVFLRVEGESIPREKRKKESQKSAESVIKNVLLTLCIYAEKVGTPKYDGLTPGAIVGIVIGVLAILSIVIVIGFLFFKKGKTQSEAVSRGSPPSGYKHAENGDNEP, from the exons TTCTCCTTACCTTATGGATGCCCCTATGCGGTGGAGTGAACATCCAGCTAATTCCCAGCGTTCCACACAAAAACGAGACCGTCCTTCTGAACGTCATTAATGTGGCTGAGAATATATTAAGCATCAGCTGGTATAAAGGAAGCATGCCCAGCGCGTCAACCCAAATATTAACCTATTTACCAGGTTCTTCTCCACCGCAGATAGCAGGGGCTCAGTATTTCCCTGAAGCCAGCTGTTTTGCAAATGGCTCTTTACTCATCATAGGTCTCAAAAAAGAATTTGAGGGGAATTACACGGTACAGATACAGCTGAGCACATTAAAACAGGACACGGTGTTCCTACGAGTGGAAGGTGAGTCGATTCCTC gagaaaagagaaaaaaggagtcTCAGAAGAGCGCAGAA TCCGTGATTAAAAATGTTCTATTAACTCTTTGCATTTATGCAGAAAAGGTTGGAACTCCAAAATACGACGGCCTTACTCCTGGTGCGATCGTCGGCATCGTCATAGGGGTCCTCGCCATATTATCCATTGTTATTGTCATCGGTTTCCTGTTTTTCAAAAAGGGCAAGACTCAGAGTGAAGCGGTGTCACGAG GTTCACCACCAAGTGGCTATAAACATGCGGAAAATGGAGATAAT GAGCCGTGA